A window of Drosophila sulfurigaster albostrigata strain 15112-1811.04 chromosome X, ASM2355843v2, whole genome shotgun sequence genomic DNA:
CTGGCGTTGAAACAATTAAATCCAGTTGGGCCGATGAGGTGGAACTCGACTACGGCGGCTTGCCACCAACAACTGAGACGATTGAGAACGGCCACAAATATGTGAccgaatacaaatacaacaaggATGACAAGAAGACGAAAGTGGTGCGTACATACAAAATTTCGAAGCAAGTTGTGCCCAAGACTGTGGCCAAGCGTCGCACCTGGACCAAATTCGGTGAATCGAAGAACGACAAACCCGGCCCCAATTCCCAGACCACAATGGTCTCCGAAGAGATCATAATGCAATTCCTTAACTCCAAGGAGGATGAGAAGGCCAACGATCCACTGCTGGACCCCACCAAGAACATTGCCAAGTGTCGTATTTGCAATGGTGAGCATTGGTCCGTCAACTGTCCATACAAAGGCACCGCTATGGATACGAATCTTATGGAGAAGAAGGCAGCCGCTGCCGCCTCGGCAGCCGTGGATGCACCCAAATCGGGCAAATATGTGCCACCGTTCCTCAAGGACAGTCAAAAGGGTGGCATGGGAATGCGTGGACGTGATGATACCGCCGCCATTCGCATCTCCAACTTGTCCGAGTCGATGACCGAAGCCGATCTGGAGGAGCTGGTGAAGAAGATTGGACCACAGAGTAAAATGTATTTGGCGCGCGATAAAAACACCGGCCTCTGCAAGGGTTTCGCCTACGTGCATTTCAAACAGCGCAAGGACGCTGCGGCGGCTATCGAAATCCTCAATGGCCACGGTTATGATCACTTAATTCTGAGCGTCGAATGGTCCAAGCCACagaacaattaaaaaaaaataataa
This region includes:
- the LOC133848213 gene encoding eukaryotic translation initiation factor 3 subunit G-1, with amino-acid sequence MPGVETIKSSWADEVELDYGGLPPTTETIENGHKYVTEYKYNKDDKKTKVVRTYKISKQVVPKTVAKRRTWTKFGESKNDKPGPNSQTTMVSEEIIMQFLNSKEDEKANDPLLDPTKNIAKCRICNGEHWSVNCPYKGTAMDTNLMEKKAAAAASAAVDAPKSGKYVPPFLKDSQKGGMGMRGRDDTAAIRISNLSESMTEADLEELVKKIGPQSKMYLARDKNTGLCKGFAYVHFKQRKDAAAAIEILNGHGYDHLILSVEWSKPQNN